In Erigeron canadensis isolate Cc75 chromosome 7, C_canadensis_v1, whole genome shotgun sequence, one DNA window encodes the following:
- the LOC122609187 gene encoding protein MIZU-KUSSEI 1-like has protein sequence MKQYYGLLPLSKHTSNKIIPSNYIDHQPLVGKGSPISRYSKTRSGFTTLIHSFLTIISIPSILPTFRWPTQISLTPSLNRKVTCTLFGNRRGHVSFAVQYESRSAPLMIIEFGVSTASLVKEMSSGLVRIALECEKIKQIKSRLLGVPGAGGDRYCKLFNEPKWTMYVNGKKCGYASSRVCSDSDWHLLSMVQSVSVGAGVIPVVEGARKSNAGGCRDSEGELVYMRAVFERVVGSRDSEAYYMMNLDGNGGPELSIFLLRL, from the coding sequence ATGAAGCAATATTATGGTCTTCTCCCTCTCTCAAAACATACCTCCAACAAAATAATCCCATCCAACTACATAGATCATCAACCCTTAGTCGGAAAAGGTTCTCCGATAAGCCGTTACTCCAAAACTCGGTCGGGTTTCACCACACTTATTCACTCATTTCTCACTATTATATCAATCCCATCTATCCTTCCCACTTTCCGTTGGCCAACTCAAATTTCTCTAACACCCTCCCTTAATCGCAAAGTGACTTGCACATTGTTTGGAAACCGTAGAGGACACGTAAGCTTTGCTGTACAATACGAGTCACGATCCGCCCCATTAATGATCATAGAGTTTGGTGTGTCAACCGCTTCACTAGTGAAAGAAATGTCGTCGGGCCTAGTTAGAATCGCGCTTGAGTGTGAAAAAATCAAGCAGATTAAATCCCGGTTATTGGGTGTACCTGGAGCTGGTGGCGACAGATATTGTAAGTTGTTTAATGAACCTAAATGGACAATGTATGTTAATGGAAAGAAATGTGGGTACGCGTCATCAAGGGTTTGTTCGGATTCTGACTGGCATTTGTTGAGTATGGTGCAGAGTGTGTCAGTTGGTGCCGGTGTGATTCCGGTTGTAGAGGGTGCAAGAAAGAGTAATGCTGGTGGTTGTAGGGACTCGGAGGGCGAGTTAGTGTATATGAGAGCCGTGTTTGAACGAGTTGTGGGTAGTCGTGACTCGGAAGCGTATTATATGATGAATTTGGATGGCAATGGAGGGCCTGAACTTAGTATATTTCTACTTAGgctataa
- the LOC122609188 gene encoding uncharacterized protein LOC122609188: MINVYAPQDESAKRDAWRFLSSYISSCDSNVIVFGDFNSIQNSSERIGSNFSQCNADCFNSFIRDNDLVDILLGGYKFTRVGASSAAKLDRFLISRQIGTNMGNHLAIVLDRNVSDHHPILLFQKTLDFGPIPFKVFNSWSRLRLKHLKAAIKDWLHAKNNGNEIVDLKAKLVELDHAFDSGMIDDNYAADRKEVVHDIMEAGLRAALDIKQKSRINWSVETDENSRFFHSYVNKSRKSLAIQGIKVEGVWMDWLTDVKQAFYDHFTSSFKRQPCLQLVNRNNRFKSLSQDQVMFLERKTNET, from the exons ATGATTAACGTGTATGCTCCCCAGGACGAATCTGCCAAGAGAGATGCTTGGAGATTTCTTTCCAGCTATATTTCCTCTTGTGACAGTAATGTGATTGTGTTCGGCGACTTCAATTCTATCCAGAACAGTAGTGAAAGGATCGGTTCTAATTTCTCACAATGCAATGCAGActgttttaattcttttattagaGACAATGATTTGGTTGATATTCTGCTGGGTGGATATAAATTTACTCGTGTTGGGGCGTCCTCCGCTGCCAAATTGGATCGGTTTCTCATCTCGCGTCAGATTGGGACTAATATGGGGAACCATCTTGCTATAGTTCTTGATCGTAATGTGTCTGATCACCATCCTATTCTTCTGTTTCAAAAGACACTAGATTTTGGGCCTATCCCATTCAAAGTGTTTAATTCTTGGTCACG GCTAAGGCTTAAACATTTAAAAGCTGCTATTAAAGATTGGCTTCATGCTAAGAATAATGGAAATGAGATTGTCGACCTTAAAGCAAAACTAGTAGAGTTAGATCATGCTTTTGACAGTGGAATGATAGACGATAATTATGCGGCTGATAGAAAAGAGGTGGTCCACGATATTATGGAGGCTGGGCTAAGGGCTGCTCTAGACATCAAGCAAAAATCTAGAATTAATTGGAGTGTTGAAACGGACGAGAACTCGCGTTTTTTTCATTCTTATGTCAATAAGTCAAGGAAGTCTCTTGCCATCCAAGGAATTAAAGTCGAAGGTGTGTGGATGGACTGGCTTACTGATGTCAAACAAGCTTTTTATGATCACTTCACATCCAGTTTCAAACGACAACCTTGCTTGCAACTGGTGAATAGGAACAACAGGTTTAAATCTTTATCACAAGATCAAGTGATGTTTTTAGAGCGTAAAACCAATGAAACATAA